From Neobacillus sp. PS2-9, the proteins below share one genomic window:
- the plsY gene encoding glycerol-3-phosphate 1-O-acyltransferase PlsY, producing the protein MVQIILVLILAYLLGSIPSGLIIGKTFYKTDIRQHGSGNLGGTNTFRTLGVKAGIAVTLADILKGTLAASLPYLFHVDINPLLAGVLAVIGHTYPIFAGFRGGKAVATSGGVLLLCAPFMFITVLVVFFLSLYITKYVSLSSMIAGLCAVIYALVIWNVPLLIAVTLLASFVIYRHRANIKRIINKTEPKIKWL; encoded by the coding sequence ATGGTTCAAATTATATTAGTCTTGATCCTTGCCTATTTGCTAGGCTCAATCCCCTCAGGGTTAATTATCGGTAAAACGTTTTATAAAACCGATATTCGTCAGCACGGAAGCGGAAATTTAGGAGGGACGAACACTTTTCGAACACTTGGAGTGAAAGCAGGAATTGCCGTTACTCTTGCTGATATTTTGAAAGGGACTTTAGCAGCTTCCTTACCCTACCTCTTTCATGTAGACATTAACCCATTACTAGCTGGTGTCTTAGCTGTTATTGGTCACACTTATCCAATTTTTGCGGGATTCCGTGGAGGTAAAGCAGTTGCCACTTCAGGAGGAGTTTTACTACTCTGTGCTCCATTTATGTTCATCACAGTTTTGGTTGTCTTTTTTCTCAGTCTGTACATAACAAAATATGTTTCGTTATCCTCTATGATTGCAGGTCTCTGTGCAGTCATTTACGCACTGGTCATATGGAATGTCCCGTTACTAATTGCTGTAACGTTATTAGCATCATTTGTCATTTACCGCCATCGGGCAAATATTAAGAGGATCATCAATAAGACAGAACCAAAAATTAAATGGCTATAA